The following are encoded in a window of Haliotis asinina isolate JCU_RB_2024 chromosome 14, JCU_Hal_asi_v2, whole genome shotgun sequence genomic DNA:
- the LOC137260725 gene encoding putative ZDHHC-type palmitoyltransferase 8: protein MPTSSSSQGDLYDPATDRRADVNRQTATADHRKMEAREKCKKSHESKGNSGYISSKLSRLSFHVFINTIAPFVFFIVFSGVFYWGVTEALPFLYSECDVVYLILNQILACVISFEMMINWFCIRYVDSHYNPFLHGTKPESKTGTGPGKQGDDQHITDLRGSEEDINSNMTKSGGATKRKKVYRMFVATSLPDKNGHCDRQSYDYWSWSPCVVCRRPRPPRCHHCVLCNRCVLKRDHHCFFAGSCVGINNQRHFIVFLFWTFFGCFYAFMHMAPYAYMEVLPNIAYIDLVPPVSLVRALLGYQHYLISFLTFLGWSLTYFVVLSGTHLVDSFSILLTSQTTFEHANDIDVTDFRTNQERIRGVFGDNWLLNFIFPCHRLFKQTDDPVLWSSISM from the coding sequence ACGGCCACGGCAGACCACAGAAAAATGGAAGCGAGAGAAAAGTGTAAGAAGAGTCACGAATCGAAAGGAAATTCTGGATATATATCGTCCAAACTATCCAGATTGTCATTCCATGTGTTTATTAACACGATCGCGCCTTTCGTGTTCTTTATCGTCTTCTCTGGTGTGTTTTACTGGGGGGTAACTGAAGCGTTGCCATTCCTCTACAGCGAATGTGATGTCGTGTATTTGATACTGAATCAAATTTTGGCATGTGTTATTTCGTTTGAAATGATGATAAACTGGTTCTGTATAAGATATGTGGATTCACACTACAACCCATTCCTTCATGGTACCAAGCCTGAGAGTAAAACCGGAACAGGACCAGGGAAGCAGGGAGACGACCAACATATCACAGACCTTCGTGGGAGTGAAGAAGACATTAACTCCAATATGACTAAATCGGGCGGGGCCACCAAAAGAAAAAAGGTGTACCGCATGTTTGTAGCCACCTCATTGCCGGATAAAAATGGTCACTGTGATCGTCAGTCCTATGACTATTGGTCCTGGTCACCGTGTGTCGTCTGTAGGCGTCCTAGGCCGCCTCGATGCCACCACTGCGTGCTTTGTAACAGATGTGTCCTGAAGAGAGATCATCACTGTTTCTTTGCAGGATCTTGTGTCGGTATCAACAATCAGagacattttattgtatttctttTCTGGACTTTTTTCGGCTGCTTTTATGCTTTTATGCACATGGCGCCTTACGCATATATGGAAGTCCTTCCAAATATAGCCTACATTGACCTTGTTCCTCCCGTCTCACTGGTGCGTGCTTTACTGGGATATCAGCATTATTTGATTAGTTTCTTGACTTTTCTGGGATGGTCGCTGACTTATTTCGTGGTTCTCTCTGGCACCCATCTCGTGGATTCCTTCAGTATTTTATTAACGTCGCAGACGACATTTGAACATGCCAATGATATCGACGTGACAGACTTTCGGACCAATCAGGAGCGTATACGTGGAGTGTTCGGAGACAACTGGCTACTGAACTTCATTTTCCCGTGTCATCGGCTATTCAAACAAACAGACGATCCCGTGCTTTGGTCATCTatcagtatgtga